AAGAGAGAAAGAAGGTGAAGGTCCATGGCATTTTTTCTCCCCCCTTCATTTCGTATCGTGGAAAATGCCCTTGATGCGGCCACGTTAAGGCAGCGAGTGATTGCGAATAATATTGCCAATGTCGATACCCCGGGATATAAGACCCAAAGGGTAGAATTCGAATCGATCTTGAAAGAGGCTCTGCAAGAGGATAAACCCACAACTTTCATAGGTAAAAGGACCGATCCCCGCCACCTTTCCATCGGAACGGCAGGAGGGCCTGAAGAGGTCCGGGCGAGGGTAAGCACGGATCCGACCACTTGGGTAGAAAACAACGGCAATAATGTGGATGTAGAGTATGAAATGACGAAAATGGCGGAAAATCAAATCTGGTACAACGCCCTCGTAGAGGAAACCAAT
The DNA window shown above is from Thermicanus aegyptius DSM 12793 and carries:
- the flgB gene encoding flagellar basal body rod protein FlgB, whose protein sequence is MAFFLPPSFRIVENALDAATLRQRVIANNIANVDTPGYKTQRVEFESILKEALQEDKPTTFIGKRTDPRHLSIGTAGGPEEVRARVSTDPTTWVENNGNNVDVEYEMTKMAENQIWYNALVEETNSFFTRLREVIKEGR